CGCGGCGCCGCAGCACGGAAGCAAGATCCTGCAGGCCGTGAATCCCATGGTTGTAGAGGAGCCGGAGCGGATCAGTGTCCAGCCCGAATGCGGCGTCGGGCGTTGTGTCGAGCATCAGCACCGGCAATCGCGACTCCACCAGCGGTCCCACGGACTCCAGCGACGGCGAATAGGCGAGGTGCAGCGTGACAATCAAGTCCACGCCGTCGGCCCGGAAGCGCTCCACGGCACCGGCCACATCCGCTTTGACGCGGCACACGGGTGCCTCCGTCACATCGACCCCGTTGGATACAAAGGCGGAGTTCACTCCTTTGAGAAAGGGGTCCAACTCGCCCAGCAGGTCGGGCAGCGCGGAATCATACAATGCCAGATAGAGGGGCAGCAGTCCTATGCGCGGGCGCTCGATGACCATTCGCTTTAACTTCCTCCGAGAACGTAGGCGCTTCCCGCGCGAACGTGACCATACAACCGACTGAATACCTCATTGTACAACGATTCACCCGCCGCCAGCGCATTGCGATCCAGCAGACCGCCTGGCTTCACCAGCACCGCACTCGCCCGGGCAGACTGGGGGTTGAACGCGTGGAGACAGCCCCGCGTTCCCATCCATTCCGCGTCGTCCAGCAACAGGACCGGGAGCGGCGTAAAGAGCTCCGCTATGAGCTGCTGAAAATGGGGACTGCGGCTGGTGCCGCCGCTCAGCACCACGCTGTCGATCAGGCCGCCCGCGGCCACCTCCCGGAAGACCCGGTGCAGCTCGTAGCCCATGCCCGCGACCACCGCGCGAAGGAAATCGCTCCGCTCCATGGAAGGGCCGATCCCCGCGAAGGTGCATCCGCCCAGCAGCGCGGGATCGAGCGGATGGGGACGGTTCAGCCAGGGCACGCAGGTCAGACCACCCGGCGGTAACAATGCCGCTTCCAGAAGCCGGGCCTGCATGCTCAGCGCCGAGGCCGCGCTCCCGCCCACGAAGGTTTCGAGGGCCCAGTTCCAGGTCAAGTTGCCTGTCATCAGGGGCTGTATCACGAGGGTCCCGTCGGAAGCAGGCGACGGAATCGCAAGTTGAAAAGGCGTGTGCCCCATGGAATCGCCCGGCAGTTGAAAATTGCCCACCCAGGCGGTGCCCAGGGAACACTGGAGGGGGCGGGCGGAAACCCGCGCTGCGGAGAGAAAGCCCGCCTCGTGATCCATATAGGGCCCGGCCACGGGAATGCCTTCGCGAAGGCCAAACGCTTTCGCGGCGGATTTTGACAGGGGATGGGTTTCATTCCCCTCGCGCAGGGCGGGGAAAAAATCTGAGGACAGACCCACGATACCAGAGAGTTCATCACTCACGCTGTTCGTCCGGGCATCGTAGATTCCCGACTGCAAGCCGTGGCATGCATCCTGCCGCCACACGCCCGTCAGATGAAAATAGGCATAGTCTCCGGCGCCCGCGTAAAGATTCTGATCCACCAGCAATTCCGGCGACTCACTTCGCAGCCGCATCAGCCGGGCCAGCCCCATGCCGGGATCGTCGCGGCGCGTTCGGGTGCGCCAGAAGTTCACCGGCAGCCGATCGACGAGCTGCTGAAATTCCACAAAAGCGCGGGCGTCATTCCACAGGGTCATGGGCGTCAGGGCTTTGCCGGATTTCCGGACCGCCACGATGCCGCTGCCCCCCTGGGATGCCAGACCGAGACCTTCCACACGATCAAGTCCGCCACAGGTCCGCCCGATGGACTCCAACGCCTTCTTGAGGCTTTTCATGATCGATTCGGGGGGCTGTTCCCGGCGGCCTTCGGCATCGGTCAGTACCTTCAGCGGACGTTCGTCTCCCGCCACGCGCTCCCCCGTGCGGGCGTCATAAGCCGCAACTTTCAGCGCGGTCGTCCCCAAATCAATGCCGATATAGAGCGCCTCAGACACGGCCGTTTCCTCCCGACTTCGCGTAGCGAACATCGCTCACGCATCGCTTCAGCCAGGCGCGATGAGCGGGCGCCGCTTCTTGATCCGTGATCACGCGACGAATCTGCGGCCACTCCGCAAACTTCACAAACGAGGTCCGCTGGAACTTGCGGCTGTCCGCCACCAGCACCGTGTCCTCCGCCACGTCGATCATCGCCTCGGACACCCGGGCGATGGCCAGATCGGTGGTGTACAGGCCGCGCTCGTCGAGCGCGTCCGCGCCGAGAAAGGCGAGCTGCACGCGAAAGCGTCGCAGGTTGTCCTCGGTAAGCGCGCCGGAAAGGTCGGGGCTGTTTTTCCCAACACTCCCGCCGAGCAGAACGATTTCCATATTGGGGTGGGTGTGGAGCGCCGAGGCCACGGCGAGGGACGACGTCAAAACGCGCAACCCCGCGACGCCGCTGAGCGCCCGAGCCACTTCCAACGTCGTAGTGCCCGTATCGATAACGATGGTCATCCCCGGCGATACGAGCGACGCCGCCTCGCGCGCGATGGCCTGTTTCTCGCGGATGCTGGTGCGGTTGCGCTCAAGAAAGGCAAACTCCGCCACGGACTGCTTCGAGAAAATGGCGCCGCCGTGGGTTCGCGTCAGGGCGTTTTCCCCCTCCAGCGCCTCCAAATCCCGTCGCACGGTCATGGGCGTCACGCCAAAGCGTTCCGCGAGATCCAGCACAAAGACCTCGCCTTCTGCGGAAAGGCATTCGAGAATGCGAGCACGCCGCCGGGTGGAGGTCAGTTTCTTTTCCTGGATTGTTTTCAATTGGCCCCGCTCGCTTCACGAATACCGGAAATACATAAAAAGCACGATACCGTTAATGATCGCGCACCAGATCGCGGGCCGCATGAGCCCCTTCGGCTGGTCGTCGCCCCGGGTCGCAAAGGCCGACCGCCAGTCCCAGATCAACCCCTTCAGATCCGCTTCCGACTTCGGCGTCGTAACCAGACTTACCAGGACACCACCAACCATACAGGCCCAGAACACGATACCGGTCCGGTTGGCGAAGGGCATGTCGTAGAAGTAGTCGAGCAGCGCACTCAGGGGCAGCGTGAGTCCGCCGGCCACGAGCGCGCCCGCATGGGTCGCGCGCTTCCAGAAGATGCCCAGCAGGAACATGGCGGCGATACCCGCGGCGAAATAGCCGTAGGCGTTCATCAGGTAGATAAAAATCGGCTTATCCGAATAACTGATCAGGACCCAGGCCCAGAAGATGCCCAGCACCGAGATAACCGCACCCACAATCTTGCCGAAACGCACGACCTGGCGCTCTGTGGCATTTTTGTTCACATAGGGCACATAAAAGTCCATGCTTGCAATCGTCGTGCAGGAATTGATGGCCCCCGAAACGTGAGACATGATCGCCGCTGTCAGCCCCGCCAGTACGAGGCCCACGAGCCCATGGGGGAGCAGCTCTTCCACGAGCGTGGGAAAGGCTTCGTCCGCTTTCTGAATCGAGGGATAGAGTTTGGCCGCCATCAGCCCCGGCACCACGGTCATGAACGGGATGAAGAACTTGATGTACTGGGCGAATACCACGCCCATACGCGCGTGGTTCTCATTCTTCGCGGCGAGCGCCCGCTGCACGATAAACTGATTCGTCGCCCAGTAAAAAGCGCTGATGCACAGCACGCCGCCGAGGTACTGGGTCCAGGGATAGTCGATGTCGTCGGCGGGCAAGAGGAGATCCCACTCCGTCTGTGTCGCCATTACGTTGTCCCACCCCCCGGCCGCGTTTATCACGGCGATTGAGAGGGCCACACCGCCCACGAGGAGCACGACCAGTTGCAGCATCTCGGTCCAGACTACCGCGCGCAATCCGCCGGCAATGGTGTACACGGAGGTGCACACCGCCAGTACGATGATGCTTGTGAGCATATCGACGCCCATCAGTTTGTTGAGTGTGAAGGCGCCGAGATAAAGGACCGAGGCGATTTCGATGAAAATATAGATGAGGATTATCAGGCCCGCATAGGCCACACGCGAGGCGTCGCCAAAGCGCCGCTGCAGAAACTCAGGCATGGTGTAGAAACCATTGCGCAGGTAAAAGGGAAGAAATATCCACAGCAGCACATTGAGCCCGATGAGAATAGCACCCCATTCCGCCGTAATGGCCACAAATCCCCGGTCGTAGGCCGCACCCGTCATTCCCACGAACTGGTGGCTGCTCAGATTCGACGCCACAATGCTCCCGCCGATCATCCACCAGGGCAGCTTGTCGCCCGCAAGGAAATAGTCCCGCTTGGAGACTTCGCTCCGGCGCGTCGCCCAGTAGCCCAGAAACAGCACCACGCCGAAGTAGACCACAAAAATTGAAATATCGATGGCGCCTAGTTGCATTGGGTTCAGGTCCTTTAAAGCTGGGAAAATCCGCTCAACCGCCTCGCAGTCAACACATCATCTAGAACGTACCACCGTCCACTCAGTCCACTGTCCACAGTCAACTGTCAACTGTCAACTGCTATACGCCGCCATCGCCGCATCGATCTTATCCACCACGCAGTCCACCACCTCGTAGCCCGCGGTCAACGGCAGCTTCGTCAACAGTGCCGGGGGACAATCGGCCTTGTAGGTCTGGGCGCTGATGTCCAGCCCCGCCTCCACCAGCAGCGCCGCAATAGCCTTCGCCGATTCCAGATCTTCGATAAATAGCGTTGACATGTGCCGGTGTCCCTCCACCGCCGTCACCAGCCCATCATAGCGCGCCGCGACCTCGCGCAAGCGCCCGGCATAATAAGCCCCCACCGCCTTCGTCACGCCCGCGTTGGCCTGGGCCCAGGTCAAAGTCACCAGATAAGCCAACGAGGCCAGTTCTTCCTGGCCATTCGTCACCAGCGCGCCAAACTGCGGCAGGTTCACATCCATCGCCGCGCTGAACACAATGCGCGACGCGGGATACTCGCCACCGGGAAAGCCTTTGCCCGCCGACACGAAACTCGGCTTCAATCCATATTCGCGGAAAAGAAAGATCTCCGAACTCCAGATGCACGACTGAATCTCATCGCACACCACGGGCACGTCATGCTTTGCGCAGAGGTCATAGGCATGATGCAGGAATTCGCGCGTCAGGGTCAGGCCACCATAGTTCATCATCACGATCTCGTGAAACAAGCCCGCGATCTTCGTGAAGCCGCCTTCAAACTCGGCGAAGGCCGCATCCAGATCCGCGAGATTGTTCGGACGAATGGTTCGAACCTGAATTGCGCCCGCCACATCGAGCCGCGCCGTCAGCTCCGGCCACATGCCCCGCATCATCTGCGTAATGATCGTCGTGCCGTGGTAGTTGCCGCCCAGCCCGCCCTCGTCATCGCCAATCACCAGTATCACCGGCGTCTTCCCCGCATAGGCCGGCTCCGCCAATTCACGCTGCATCCGATAGAAGCGCGCCAGGATCATCTTAAGCGCCGCCTCCACCGCCAGGCTCCCGGTCTCCAGATTCAGTACGCGATTCATGACGTCCAGCCGGTTCTCCGCCAACACCGCCGCGAGTCCCGCGCGATCATCGACATCAAGTCCGTTCGCCGCCGCCACCAGCCGCTCCTCCAGCACCCGCGTCATCTGACCGCGCGTGTTGTTGTGCGTGGCATTGGGAATGCCCAAGCGACGCGCGCGGTCGAGCAATTCGTAGCCCGGAAAGCTGTGGCCCAGCGAAGCGTGATAGTGCTCGCTCTTCGCCGCAAGATAAAGACGGCCATCTTCACCCAGCCGAAAACAGCCCAGCGCGCTCAGGGGCGCCATGGTGGTCTTCGTGGCGGCGTTGAAGGCCTTGGTCGACGCGCCTGCAGACGAATCCGAAAGGGCGGGGAGGATGGTGTCTCCCACACTATCCAGCAGGGAGAGGCATCGCTCCTGAAAGGAGTCCGGGAAAAACGCCACAGGCTCCGTGGCCAGGGCCATCAGCGAGGCCACATCCTCGCCGGTCAGCAGGTCCCGCGCGCGGCAGACGGCCTCGGCATAGTCCGCGCCGCAGAGGTCGGCCAGCGATCGATTCACAGGGACAAATTCGGTCTTTTGAGAGGGCATGGCGCGTCGCTTCGGTTGAGAGCGAATGTTCAAATATGTTCGCTCGTGTTCATATGATACTTCGCACGCGGGGGAGGGAATCAAGCTTTGGACGCGGTATTGAGGTCTTGCGCTTCAGGCTGACCGAGTAGTCACGGTGAACCTCCCGCAATCCACGGCGTATATCCACTCGGAAGCTGTGAATTATCCCATCAGGCAGTCGCCAAACGGGAGCGCGGGTTTTCCTACCCGCGTATCGTGCGACGGAGTCGCACGAGAATCACGGACTGGAAAGTCCGTGCTCCCGCCTAGCGTTAATTTCACAAGCTCTCAGACCTTGAATCACGCATTCGGAGATCCTACATCCATGAATCGCGAAGCCCTGAAACTCGTTGCGACGGCCCTTCTACTCGGCCTTGGCGTGATCACT
This genomic interval from Candidatus Hydrogenedentota bacterium contains the following:
- a CDS encoding DeoR/GlpR transcriptional regulator; its protein translation is MKTIQEKKLTSTRRRARILECLSAEGEVFVLDLAERFGVTPMTVRRDLEALEGENALTRTHGGAIFSKQSVAEFAFLERNRTSIREKQAIAREAASLVSPGMTIVIDTGTTTLEVARALSGVAGLRVLTSSLAVASALHTHPNMEIVLLGGSVGKNSPDLSGALTEDNLRRFRVQLAFLGADALDERGLYTTDLAIARVSEAMIDVAEDTVLVADSRKFQRTSFVKFAEWPQIRRVITDQEAAPAHRAWLKRCVSDVRYAKSGGNGRV
- a CDS encoding sodium/solute symporter (Members of the Solute:Sodium Symporter (SSS), TC 2.A.21 as described in tcdb.org, catalyze solute:Na+ symport. Known solutes for members of the family include sugars, amino acids, nucleosides, inositols, vitamins, urea or anions, depending on the system.), whose translation is MQLGAIDISIFVVYFGVVLFLGYWATRRSEVSKRDYFLAGDKLPWWMIGGSIVASNLSSHQFVGMTGAAYDRGFVAITAEWGAILIGLNVLLWIFLPFYLRNGFYTMPEFLQRRFGDASRVAYAGLIILIYIFIEIASVLYLGAFTLNKLMGVDMLTSIIVLAVCTSVYTIAGGLRAVVWTEMLQLVVLLVGGVALSIAVINAAGGWDNVMATQTEWDLLLPADDIDYPWTQYLGGVLCISAFYWATNQFIVQRALAAKNENHARMGVVFAQYIKFFIPFMTVVPGLMAAKLYPSIQKADEAFPTLVEELLPHGLVGLVLAGLTAAIMSHVSGAINSCTTIASMDFYVPYVNKNATERQVVRFGKIVGAVISVLGIFWAWVLISYSDKPIFIYLMNAYGYFAAGIAAMFLLGIFWKRATHAGALVAGGLTLPLSALLDYFYDMPFANRTGIVFWACMVGGVLVSLVTTPKSEADLKGLIWDWRSAFATRGDDQPKGLMRPAIWCAIINGIVLFMYFRYS
- a CDS encoding aminotransferase class III-fold pyridoxal phosphate-dependent enzyme, coding for MPSQKTEFVPVNRSLADLCGADYAEAVCRARDLLTGEDVASLMALATEPVAFFPDSFQERCLSLLDSVGDTILPALSDSSAGASTKAFNAATKTTMAPLSALGCFRLGEDGRLYLAAKSEHYHASLGHSFPGYELLDRARRLGIPNATHNNTRGQMTRVLEERLVAAANGLDVDDRAGLAAVLAENRLDVMNRVLNLETGSLAVEAALKMILARFYRMQRELAEPAYAGKTPVILVIGDDEGGLGGNYHGTTIITQMMRGMWPELTARLDVAGAIQVRTIRPNNLADLDAAFAEFEGGFTKIAGLFHEIVMMNYGGLTLTREFLHHAYDLCAKHDVPVVCDEIQSCIWSSEIFLFREYGLKPSFVSAGKGFPGGEYPASRIVFSAAMDVNLPQFGALVTNGQEELASLAYLVTLTWAQANAGVTKAVGAYYAGRLREVAARYDGLVTAVEGHRHMSTLFIEDLESAKAIAALLVEAGLDISAQTYKADCPPALLTKLPLTAGYEVVDCVVDKIDAAMAAYSS